The Raphanus sativus cultivar WK10039 chromosome 6, ASM80110v3, whole genome shotgun sequence sequence CTGTGTTTACTGGCTTTGATTGGATTTGTAGAAATCACAGGGTAGCTATCATCTCCGCAAATTTGTGTTTAGTGAATCTGCTTAATTGAAGATAATGTTCGATCATAATTCATAGAGGCATGATGATATCGATTTGAATCTGctcagatttttattttatttttgttaattttgagGACATTGGGCTTATTTTTATCCGTTGCTAGAGAGAATATATATTGTTGAGGGgttcaaaaaatacatgagCAAGTTCTTCTCGTAGGCCTTGTGCGCATGTACtcagtgtgtatatatatttgaatccATAACTAACAATTATCTAGTGTTAATAAAACAATCAATAAATTAGCCAAAATAGCTGAGAGCAGAATGAGAGTGGGCAATTTAGTTAGTTTTAGTATGAGTAGAATTTTTTGTCATGGTGTACTATCGTTGAATGGCTTATTGTTGGGACATCAGTTTATAAGCATGCTATTGCGATCTGATTCTTCATTTCCCAAGTCTAATAAGTGAAAAGATAATTCAATAATTGCATGGCATGTTCTTGTCCAATAGTTTGGCTTAATAGCGTACGGACTTGGATTATGTGAGCTTGAAAATTTTGCCCATGTTAGTTTACACTTAGTTCTGTGTCTGTTAGTCAGCAGTTTGGTATTGGTTCTTTCTGGTGAGTTAGGAAGTTTGCattatcacaattttttttggtctttTGCCACTTCCCTGGTAGTTTTGCATAACGTGTCTAAGGAACTTAATCTGTAACAGGATAGAAGCAAGAAGTCACCGATGGAGCTGATCAATGAGGTCCCACCTATCAAAGTTGATGGAAGGATTGCTGCTTGTGAAGGAGGTTTGTATCTCCTCTTCTCATCAATGGCCTAAtgatatttttgtgattttgtgATAATACCAAACCAGAGATTGATTTATTAATCGGTTTTTGTATAACGTTGCAGACACCAATCCAGCACTCGGTCATCCAATTGAGTTCATTTGCCTCGACCTAGACGAGCCTGCCGTCTGCAAGTACTGTGGCCTTCGCTATGTTCAAGATCATCATCACTAAGCCAACATTCTGAAAGTCATGAAAAATCTCCAGTctcttttttctccttttttaaaattcattgtcAAGTTTGCGCGATGCATCGGCATCTTCAGACATCTTATGTAATAAAGGTTTCGATCAGTGTTTGATTATGTATGTTTGACCTCAGAGTCTTTTTCATGTCACTGAGCCTAAAAAGGCTTTGGGGATTTGCTATATAACCAGTGCCAAGTTTGTTCCATCTTTGATAAAATGATATCAGTGTCAATATTTATTCGAATTATTGTTTAAGCTTTGCAAAAAATAACTTCTCGTAATACAAAGTACAAAACCTCTCCTTGACCAAAAACGAGAAACAATAGGGACTCAAATCTCTGCCCAAACCTCAGAAACAACTAAATAGATTTTGAGCCTCTGTTTTATTTTGCCTATTTCCAAAAGTGTGAAGGTGAGACCACTTCACtagcttacaaaaaaaaatcctcatTTTGAATCGGTTCCAGCCAATTTTCTTCTCTGCTGATGCTCTGCAACTTTGTAATCCACAACCTCTCTGAACAGCACAGAGTCCAACACACAGTCTTCACTTCCATAAACAGCTGCCTGAACACTCGCCATCAGCTTAGCAATCTCTCTCCCTGAAAACCCTTCGGTTTTGGCGGCAGCTTCTTTCAAGAGCTCTTCAGTGACACCCTTTATCTCAATCTTCTGCTGCTCTTTCTTGAAGAGACGGTCGAACAAACCTGGCTTTCTTGGACCAGCTTGAGCTATGTACTTCTCTAGATACAGGCTTAGAAGCTTGAACCGCTCTTCTTCTCCGGGTAAGGGGAACTCGAGAACCTCGTCCACACGGTCAGCCACAGCTGAGTCTAGGTCACCAGGTCGGTTCGTGGCAAGTGCTAAGACTATGTCTTTGGACTGATCACCCGTGCGGAAAAGAAGAGCGTTTAGTGCACTCCTTTGGGCTTCACTCATGTATGTTTTGTTCCTCCTGTTAAATTTGCCATAACACACACAtcaaaaccataaacaaaagtGTTGAAATGATCATCTGAGTA is a genomic window containing:
- the LOC130497036 gene encoding NADH dehydrogenase [ubiquinone] iron-sulfur protein 6, mitochondrial, yielding MASKLVKALIRSQILPSTRRHFSAPATTQLGVPTDDLVGNHTAKWMQDRSKKSPMELINEVPPIKVDGRIAACEGDTNPALGHPIEFICLDLDEPAVCKYCGLRYVQDHHH